The genomic DNA GGCACTGAAATCCAGGCCCGATTACCTGACGCTCTGGATCGGCTCGAACGACGCCATGATCGGCGTCACCAGCGGCGACCCGGCCGAGGTTACGCCGCCGGCCGACTTCGAGCGGCAGTACCGCCGGGTTCTGGAAGCCCTGAGGCCCGCCGGCGCCCGCACCCTGCTGCTGACGGTGCCGGACGTGACCCGGCTGCCCCTGATAAGCCCCGGCCGGGTGCTGTTCGAGAAAGGCGTGGCCGGCCCCAGTTGCCAGGGCAGCGAGAACCGGCTGCCGCTGAGTGCTTTTCTGCTGAATCAGCCACTGGACTGTGGGTCACCCGCCGCGCTTACCCCGGCCGAGAGTGCCCAGATTCAGGAAACGGTGGCCGCCTATAACGCGTCTATTCGCCGCCTGGCCACCGAGTTCGGTGACGACGTGCTGGACGTGCAGCCGCTGATGGACCGGCTGGACATCCACCCCGCGCAGGACGAAACCAGCCCCGAGCCGTTCGGCGCCGACCTGTCGGCCGATGGCGTCCACCTGTCGGGCGCCGGGCAACTCAAGCTGGGCTATGCCCTGGCGGAATATGTCCACCAGCACTGGAAGATCGGGCTACCACCTGCGGCCACGCAGGAACTGGCCGCTGCCGGGATGAGCGGCACCGACTGAGCGGCCCGGGTCCAGGACACGGCCATAAGCCTCAAGACCAGATTCGGCCCAGGCCCCAGGCCAGCAGCGAGCCCAGCAGCAGCGCCGGCAGGAAACTGCCCACCCGCACCCGGCTGCCCCCGGACTCCAAAGCGCTCAGCATCAGATTCCAGCCGATGCCCAGCAGCATCAGCCCGCCGGTGCCGGACAGGGCCAGCATGACCGGATTGCCGCGCAAAGAGGCCGGGTCCAGGGTACTCAGAGCGCTGCTGGCCAGAGCGAAGGCCCCCAGGGCAATGCCGCCCTGCACCACCAGCACGCTGAGGGCGCTGGCCAGCACACCGCTGCCGTACACACCGGCCAGCGCGGTAGCCGCCACGATATCCAGCCCGGATTTGAGCAGGTAGGTGGTGGGGTCACCGGTCAGGCCATTTTGCAGCCCGCCGATGATGGTCATGGGGCCCACGCAAAACAGCAGGGTAGCGGCCACAAAGCCCTCGGTAAAGCGGCCCCCGCCCCGCAGCCGGCGCTGCACCCGGTCACCGATGCGGCCCAGTGCGTTCTCGATGCCCAGCAGCTCGCCGCTTACCGCACCCAGCGTCATGGCGACCAGACCCACCACCATGCCCGGCACCGGCCCAAACGCGATATCACGCAGGGACCAGGCCATGTCCATGCCCAGAAACAGCGTGACCAGCGAAAGCGCCTGGAGGAGGGTGCGCTGCACCTGCTCGGGCAGCCGCTGGCCGAACAGCAAGCCTGCCACCGCGCCCAGAAGCACCGCCAGCATGTTAAAGAGGGTGCCTGAAAGTGCCATCAATGCGCTCATTTTTTCTCTAAAGTCTCCTTCTGCTGTTTCTTCTGGTGGGAGTTTCCAACACTGCTGACAGCGGCAAAAAACCAGCACACAAGGATAACACTGGGGTAATGGGCTGGCGGACACGGTCAGCGCACACCCGCCTAGACTGAGCAGCATGTGGCGCCCTTCTCCCCTGCAACAGCTGGCCCGGCAAGCAGCCGATCTGACCGGAACATCGCCTGAGACGCTGGAGCGGTCTCTCCGGCCCCTGGCGTGGCGTGGCCTGGTGCTGGGGGTGCAGCAAGGCGGACAGCAATTTACCGGCAGTGTGGGCAATCTAGACCCCGCCGCGCCGCGCGAAAACCGTTCACGGCCGCGCTGCTGGGCCGGCTGGCCGCGCAGGGCCGACTTGATCCACTGGCTCCGCTGGCCCAGCTGGGAGGTGACTTCAGAGGGTTTCCGCCGTCCATTACCCCATATGCCCTGGCCACCCATACGGCCGGGCTGCCTCCGCATCCCCTGCGCACCGGCTTGACTGCTCTGCTGGACCCTTACGCGCCTTATGGTCTAAGCAGCGCAGCAGTGCTGGCCTCGGCGCGGCGCTGGGCAGCCGCCGGGCGGCCGGGCCGCTTCGTGTATTCCAACCTGGGCGCCGGGGTGCTGGCATTGGCGCTGGCCCAGGCCGGGGGCGCGCCTTTTCCCGAACTGCTGCGCCGTGAGGTGACCGGGCCGCTGGGGTTGCAGGCGACCGGGTATCCCCCGCCGGCAGCACTGCCACCCGGTGCCACCGATTTCGGCCGGCTGGCTGGTGTCCGGGGGCGTGTGGTGGCATGACGGGGTGGCCCGGCGGGCCAGAGCGGGACTGGCCTTTTGCCCGGCCAGCGGAGGGGTTGCCGCCTTGCTGGTGGCCAGCGGTCCGCCGCGCGGCCAGGGACCGCGGTCGGCGGCCCTGGTCCAACGGGCGCTGTTTACTCTCCTTGGCCGTCTCTAGGTCGGCTTTCCTGCTCTTTTTGGATGTCTTCGAGTTCCTGAGCTTCCCGCGCCTCCCGGGCTTCCTGAGCATTCCTGATGGTTTCGCGCTCGGCTCGGGCGGTGCGAATCTGGCGCACCCGGCGCCCGATATCGTCCTCATGCACGTGACCGGTCGACAGCGGCGAAACGATCAGCGGCCGGAAGTCGATGTCGTCCACCAGTTCCCAGCGGCGGCGGGCAAACAGGGCCAGCAGGATACTGACCACCAGCATTGCCGCCAGATACAGCATGAACTTGAGATACTGCCCCTGGTAAGCGCCGGCGATGGCGTGCCGCAGGGCC from Deinococcus sp. Marseille-Q6407 includes the following:
- a CDS encoding serine hydrolase, which gives rise to MAWPGAGGAARRTAIYRQCGQSRPRRAARKPFTAALLGRLAAQGRLDPLAPLAQLGGDFRGFPPSITPYALATHTAGLPPHPLRTGLTALLDPYAPYGLSSAAVLASARRWAAAGRPGRFVYSNLGAGVLALALAQAGGAPFPELLRREVTGPLGLQATGYPPPAALPPGATDFGRLAGVRGRVVA
- a CDS encoding DUF554 domain-containing protein; this encodes MSALMALSGTLFNMLAVLLGAVAGLLFGQRLPEQVQRTLLQALSLVTLFLGMDMAWSLRDIAFGPVPGMVVGLVAMTLGAVSGELLGIENALGRIGDRVQRRLRGGGRFTEGFVAATLLFCVGPMTIIGGLQNGLTGDPTTYLLKSGLDIVAATALAGVYGSGVLASALSVLVVQGGIALGAFALASSALSTLDPASLRGNPVMLALSGTGGLMLLGIGWNLMLSALESGGSRVRVGSFLPALLLGSLLAWGLGRIWS